In one Methylobacterium sp. SyP6R genomic region, the following are encoded:
- a CDS encoding GntR family transcriptional regulator, whose translation MTERGSGGPRGAQGAFDRLLGAIEEGELPPGSRLREAELAERFAISRTPVREALARLEAQGLVRHEPHRGASVARLDYAQVTELYDLREVLEGTAARLAAIHASAIEVEILEEMVERDRGLLGDAAALARTNRLFHRQIHACAHNRFLQGTLETMRLSLVLLSGTTLAQGERAAAVIDEHAAIVARIRAHDGDGAEAAARTHIRAAFKARIRLHQEM comes from the coding sequence ATGACGGAGCGGGGATCGGGCGGGCCGCGCGGGGCCCAAGGCGCCTTTGACCGCCTGCTCGGCGCCATCGAGGAGGGCGAGCTGCCCCCCGGGAGCCGCCTGCGCGAGGCGGAGCTGGCCGAGCGCTTCGCGATCAGCCGCACGCCGGTGCGCGAGGCCCTGGCGCGGCTGGAGGCGCAGGGGCTGGTGCGGCACGAGCCGCATCGCGGCGCCAGCGTGGCACGGCTCGACTACGCGCAAGTGACCGAGCTCTACGACCTGCGCGAGGTGCTGGAGGGCACGGCGGCGCGGCTCGCCGCCATCCATGCCAGCGCGATCGAGGTCGAGATCCTGGAGGAGATGGTCGAGCGCGACCGGGGCCTTCTCGGCGATGCGGCGGCGCTGGCACGCACCAACCGCCTGTTCCACCGCCAGATCCACGCCTGCGCCCATAACCGCTTCCTGCAGGGCACGCTGGAGACGATGCGGCTCTCCCTCGTGCTCCTCTCCGGCACGACCCTTGCGCAAGGAGAGCGGGCTGCGGCCGTGATCGACGAGCATGCGGCGATCGTGGCGCGGATCCGCGCCCATGACGGCGACGGTGCCGAGGCGGCGGCGCGGACCCATATCCGGGCGGCGTTCAAGGCGCGGATCCGCCTGCACCAGGAAATGTGA
- a CDS encoding FAD-binding protein gives MNTGRDFVVVGSGNAAMSAAIAGREQGRSVLVIEKAGRDLAGGNTAYTAGAMRFVYDGAEDRLPRLGGPDDLRLSRTDFGAYPAERFAADLLGFNDGRPRSREQQALIAESDDAVRRLASRGVKFEPIYARQSFEKDGRHVCRGGLTLATRGGGHGLAESGRAAFRGVPGLHACGEMVGGVFLTGHPGGSGLTSGVVFGRRAGKGAARVG, from the coding sequence ATGAACACCGGAAGGGACTTCGTCGTCGTCGGCTCCGGCAATGCCGCGATGAGCGCAGCCATCGCCGGGCGCGAGCAGGGACGCAGCGTCCTGGTGATCGAGAAGGCCGGGCGGGACCTCGCCGGCGGCAACACCGCCTACACGGCGGGCGCGATGCGCTTCGTCTATGACGGCGCCGAGGATCGGCTGCCGCGTCTCGGAGGCCCGGACGACCTGCGCTTGAGTCGCACCGATTTCGGCGCCTATCCGGCCGAGCGATTCGCCGCCGATCTCCTGGGCTTCAACGACGGCCGCCCCCGGAGCCGCGAGCAGCAGGCGCTGATCGCCGAGAGCGACGACGCCGTGCGCCGGCTCGCCTCGCGGGGGGTGAAGTTCGAGCCGATCTATGCCCGCCAGTCCTTCGAGAAGGACGGGCGCCACGTGTGCCGGGGCGGGCTGACCCTCGCGACCCGCGGAGGGGGCCACGGGCTCGCCGAATCCGGGCGCGCCGCCTTTCGAGGCGTCCCCGGCCTCCATGCCTGCGGCGAGATGGTCGGCGGCGTGTTCTTAACCGGCCATCCAGGCGGCTCGGGCCTCACCTCCGGCGTGGTGTTCGGGCGGCGGGCCGGGAAGGGGGCGGCGCGGGTGGGGTGA
- a CDS encoding dihydrodipicolinate synthase family protein, whose product MHLTGLSAFPITPADAEGRVDGPALRRLVARLCEGGVDSIGLLGSTGSYPYLTREERRRALEAALDEAAGRVPVMAGIGALRTDEALRLAQDARAAGAAAGLLAAVSYTPLTDDEVFAHVATVAQESGLPLCLYDNPSTTHFRFGPELIGRLSRVPGIVAVKSPGQEPQAVAGHLAALRAAVPPGFSLGYSGDWTATEALIAGAEAWYSVVAGMFPEAAVAIVRAVRRGDVAEARRLDARLEPLWALFRQYSSLRVMYACADLLGLTQSVPPRPILPLGDEARGRVAEVIRALELDEA is encoded by the coding sequence ATGCATCTGACCGGACTCTCCGCCTTTCCGATCACGCCGGCCGATGCCGAGGGCCGCGTCGACGGCCCGGCCCTGCGCCGGCTCGTCGCCCGGCTGTGCGAAGGCGGGGTCGATTCGATCGGCCTTCTCGGCAGCACCGGCTCCTATCCCTACCTCACGCGAGAGGAGCGCCGCCGGGCGCTCGAGGCGGCGCTCGACGAGGCGGCCGGCCGCGTGCCGGTGATGGCCGGAATCGGCGCGCTGCGGACCGACGAGGCTTTGCGGCTGGCCCAGGATGCCCGGGCGGCCGGGGCCGCGGCCGGCCTCCTCGCGGCGGTCTCCTACACGCCGCTCACCGACGACGAGGTGTTCGCGCATGTCGCGACGGTGGCGCAGGAGAGCGGCCTGCCGCTCTGCCTCTACGACAATCCCTCGACCACCCATTTCCGGTTCGGCCCGGAGCTGATCGGCCGCCTGAGCCGGGTGCCCGGAATCGTCGCGGTGAAGAGCCCGGGGCAGGAGCCGCAGGCGGTGGCGGGTCACCTCGCGGCGTTGCGCGCGGCAGTGCCGCCGGGCTTCTCGCTGGGCTATAGCGGCGACTGGACCGCGACCGAGGCGCTGATCGCCGGTGCGGAGGCCTGGTACAGCGTGGTGGCCGGGATGTTCCCGGAAGCCGCCGTCGCGATCGTCCGGGCCGTGCGGCGGGGGGACGTCGCCGAGGCGCGCCGGCTCGATGCCCGGCTCGAACCGCTCTGGGCTCTGTTCCGGCAGTATTCGAGCCTGCGGGTCATGTATGCCTGCGCCGACCTCCTCGGCCTGACCCAGTCCGTGCCGCCGCGGCCGATCCTGCCGCTCGGCGACGAGGCGCGGGGGCGGGTGGCGGAGGTGATCCGAGCGCTCGAACTCGACGAGGCGTAA
- a CDS encoding TRAFs-binding domain-containing protein, which yields MKPLCFVLMPFGTKKDESGRMIDFNAIYNRIIHPAVIAAGLDVIRADEEHVGGSIHKTMFERLMLCEYAIADLTTANPNVYYELGVRHALRPRSTVILFAEGTKLPFDVSPVRGLPYRIDKGVPTDPRACAEAITRRLVVLRDEQGDDSPVFQLIKDMLPNRAVDHEKSDLFRLFRRSAETAHRITDRLAQARLAGKQAVLDAAEDQVFADVSVLETGVVLDLYLSFRDVGAFAEMVSLYEKMARPLQGTRLVQEQFGFALNRLGRHEKAEAVLKGVIAQYGPSSETNGLLGRIYKDRWETATKAGNRPLADGAHRQAVATYLAGFEADWRDAFPGVNAVTMMEVGEEADPRQDVIVPVVRYSASRKAAGASADYWDHATLLEIAVLARDRKAAGAALADALAFAKPDAPWERETTARNLRLIRETRERRGEEVEWIAEIVAALAP from the coding sequence ATGAAGCCCCTCTGCTTCGTCCTGATGCCGTTCGGGACCAAGAAGGACGAGTCCGGCCGCATGATCGACTTCAATGCGATCTACAATCGTATCATCCATCCGGCGGTGATCGCGGCCGGGCTCGACGTCATTCGCGCGGACGAGGAGCATGTCGGCGGCTCGATCCACAAGACCATGTTCGAGCGGTTGATGCTGTGCGAATATGCCATCGCCGACCTGACCACGGCCAATCCCAACGTGTATTACGAGCTCGGCGTGCGCCACGCGCTGCGCCCGCGCTCGACCGTGATCCTGTTTGCCGAGGGGACCAAGCTGCCCTTCGACGTCAGTCCGGTGCGGGGGCTCCCCTACCGTATCGACAAGGGCGTACCGACGGATCCGCGCGCCTGTGCCGAGGCGATCACGCGACGGCTCGTCGTCTTGCGCGACGAGCAGGGCGACGACAGCCCGGTTTTTCAGCTCATCAAGGACATGTTGCCGAACCGCGCGGTCGATCACGAGAAGAGCGACCTGTTCCGCCTCTTCCGCCGGAGCGCCGAGACCGCGCACCGCATCACGGACAGGCTGGCGCAAGCCCGCCTCGCCGGCAAGCAGGCCGTGCTGGACGCCGCGGAGGATCAGGTCTTCGCGGATGTCTCGGTCCTGGAGACCGGCGTGGTGCTCGATCTCTACCTGTCGTTCCGCGACGTGGGGGCGTTCGCCGAGATGGTGTCGCTCTACGAAAAAATGGCCCGCCCGCTCCAGGGCACGCGGCTCGTGCAGGAGCAGTTCGGCTTCGCGCTCAACCGGCTCGGCCGGCACGAGAAGGCGGAGGCGGTGCTGAAGGGCGTGATCGCGCAATACGGGCCGAGCAGCGAGACCAACGGTCTCCTGGGCCGCATCTACAAGGACCGCTGGGAGACCGCCACGAAGGCCGGCAACCGGCCTCTCGCCGACGGTGCGCACCGGCAGGCGGTCGCCACCTACCTCGCCGGCTTCGAGGCCGACTGGCGCGACGCCTTTCCGGGCGTCAACGCGGTGACGATGATGGAAGTCGGGGAGGAGGCGGACCCGCGCCAGGACGTGATTGTCCCGGTCGTGCGCTACTCGGCGTCGCGGAAGGCGGCCGGTGCCTCCGCCGATTACTGGGACCACGCCACGCTGCTGGAGATCGCGGTGCTGGCCCGCGACCGCAAGGCGGCCGGGGCCGCGCTCGCCGACGCGCTGGCCTTCGCCAAGCCGGACGCCCCCTGGGAGCGGGAGACGACGGCCCGCAACCTGCGGCTGATCCGAGAGACGCGGGAGAGACGGGGCGAGGAGGTGGAGTGGATCGCCGAGATCGTGGCGGCCTTGGCGCCCTGA
- a CDS encoding toll/interleukin-1 receptor domain-containing protein: MANLFISYSRADQDQVRPIVETFERAGLSVWWDELIDPGRRWSDALEREIDAADYVIAFLSRNVFASDNSYVAVEIERAHKQDKLIPVKIGEFTMSIGIEGVIKDRQIILTPNFDSFVQGRGFLRVCRLLNRGTTIAQEPKTETASDWLETGPSLDDLSTAIAIAVAESAPLATVTPLARDLERRLGEVLGAQAGAEKALGTILASRTKRLAAVGAVRYPETHGRLGIEIECVRFADPHRAYDLLLHVWDEFDGLRPALIDWLGHLTHTVGADTRLRIGLMIGTLARNRFASVYDNLIRPWMLDEHPATRDVADIALSIAVFDATLRSAVSDLVRDLTGSRDQKHLRAAVELACGYTGSRIEGLSLDVLKRVAQSKHTNFKVLEVMRAAVEYLVQQSMATEDQSLFNFGKLIGQLADWACRPDDGTPQRLPIYLFLNLMELLPLTAPATVDGLLSLQALMEREDTRNATAAVFEAALRDGGSDAFSPRESAQATLKNWQEEGAEADGPDPLLTLARAIYVACTTDRDRDRLVHTLRRRYTRTRLAEPSLDLSATPVDDA; the protein is encoded by the coding sequence ATGGCAAATTTATTCATCTCTTACTCGAGGGCCGACCAGGATCAGGTCAGGCCGATCGTCGAAACCTTCGAGCGCGCCGGGCTGTCCGTGTGGTGGGACGAGCTGATCGACCCCGGGCGACGCTGGAGCGACGCGCTCGAACGGGAGATCGACGCGGCCGACTACGTCATCGCCTTCCTCAGCCGGAATGTGTTCGCGTCGGACAATTCCTACGTCGCGGTCGAAATCGAGCGGGCCCATAAGCAGGACAAACTCATCCCGGTGAAGATCGGCGAGTTCACGATGTCGATCGGGATCGAGGGGGTCATCAAGGACCGGCAGATCATCCTGACGCCGAATTTCGACAGCTTCGTGCAGGGCAGAGGGTTCTTGCGCGTCTGCCGTCTGTTGAACCGCGGCACGACGATCGCGCAGGAGCCGAAGACCGAGACGGCGAGCGACTGGCTCGAGACCGGTCCATCGCTGGACGACTTGTCGACCGCGATCGCGATCGCCGTGGCCGAAAGCGCGCCGCTGGCGACGGTGACACCCCTCGCCCGCGATCTGGAGAGGCGGCTCGGAGAGGTTCTCGGGGCGCAAGCCGGTGCCGAGAAAGCGCTCGGTACCATCCTGGCCTCGCGCACCAAGCGCCTCGCCGCGGTCGGCGCCGTCCGCTATCCCGAGACCCATGGCCGGCTCGGAATCGAGATCGAATGCGTCCGCTTCGCCGATCCGCACCGCGCCTACGACCTGCTTCTCCATGTCTGGGACGAGTTCGACGGCCTCCGTCCCGCGCTGATCGACTGGCTCGGCCATCTCACCCATACGGTCGGCGCGGATACCCGGCTGCGCATCGGGCTGATGATCGGGACCCTGGCGCGCAATCGCTTCGCGTCGGTCTACGACAATCTCATCCGACCCTGGATGCTCGACGAGCATCCGGCGACCCGGGATGTCGCCGACATCGCCCTGTCGATCGCCGTCTTCGACGCGACGCTGAGATCGGCGGTGTCGGACCTCGTGCGCGACCTCACCGGCAGCCGCGACCAGAAGCACCTTCGTGCCGCGGTCGAACTCGCCTGCGGCTATACGGGCTCACGGATCGAAGGCCTGTCCCTCGACGTCCTGAAGCGCGTGGCGCAGTCGAAGCACACAAACTTTAAGGTGCTCGAGGTGATGCGGGCGGCGGTCGAATACCTTGTCCAGCAGAGCATGGCAACGGAAGACCAGAGCTTGTTCAACTTCGGCAAGCTCATCGGCCAGCTGGCGGACTGGGCATGCCGTCCCGACGACGGCACGCCCCAGCGGCTTCCGATCTATCTGTTCCTGAACCTCATGGAGTTGCTTCCGCTGACGGCGCCCGCGACGGTCGACGGCCTGCTGTCCCTCCAGGCTCTGATGGAGCGCGAGGACACGCGCAACGCCACCGCGGCGGTGTTCGAGGCGGCCCTGCGCGATGGCGGCAGCGATGCCTTCAGCCCGCGCGAATCGGCACAGGCCACCTTGAAGAACTGGCAGGAGGAGGGCGCCGAAGCGGACGGCCCGGACCCGCTCCTCACGCTGGCCCGCGCGATCTACGTGGCCTGCACGACCGACCGGGACCGCGACCGGCTCGTCCATACGCTGCGCCGCCGCTACACGCGGACCCGGCTGGCGGAACCTTCCCTCGACCTGTCCGCAACGCCGGTTGACGACGCATGA
- a CDS encoding marine proteobacterial sortase target protein, translated as MPRCSLPAPRAIREPLPRNLLIGPIVAALLAFLGGPPARAEEGGGGTLLLRHGGREPVEAPRLATDAAILVSGPTARATITQAFRNTTREWVEGTYLFPLPEDAAVDAMRLVVGDRVIVADIRERQAARRAYEAARDEGKAAALTEQQRPNLFTNAVANIGPGETVLVQIQYQQGVRRSGDTYSLRLPTVAAPRYNPAPPVLLPAADRPDRPEGEPDPVPDRNAIAGPVLDPARHAPVNPLTLSIDLKAGFPLGTVASATHAITVEAPSASERRIALRDGAAAADRDFELTWTPAPGAAPTAGLFRERKAGTDFMLAVVTPPTAALPAAPMPRDVIFVIDNSGSMGGTSIRQAKASLLVGLDRLRPGDRFNVVRFDDTMETVFSDLVAADEDHLDRAKRFVAGLEARGGTEMLAPLRAALEDAHPEETGRVRQVVFLTDGAIGDEARIFKAIAEERGRTRLFMVGIGSAPNGHLMRHAAELGRGTFTQISSVGEVADRMRDLLVKLESPVVTDLSATFSEAAEVTPAQLPDLYRGEPVTIAARMGQAKGTLTLTGRTGDTPWRTVLDLDRAGEGAGIGKVWARARIGEAETARITGRMTPEAADAAILQLALDHGLTTRLTSLVAVDATPRRPGAARLARTDLPLNLPAGWDFETLFGQDVPRGIAPSPQRRAEGDPAALIPAAARGIALPQTATDYEVRLILGAVLLGLALLLRLRGRRVMR; from the coding sequence GTGCCCCGATGCTCCCTTCCCGCCCCCCGCGCGATCCGCGAGCCGCTGCCTCGCAACCTCCTCATCGGCCCGATCGTCGCGGCTCTGCTCGCATTCCTCGGCGGGCCGCCGGCCCGGGCGGAGGAGGGCGGCGGCGGCACCCTGCTCCTGCGCCACGGCGGGCGTGAGCCGGTCGAGGCGCCGCGGCTTGCGACCGATGCGGCCATTTTGGTGAGCGGCCCGACGGCCCGGGCCACGATCACCCAGGCTTTTCGCAATACCACCAGGGAGTGGGTCGAGGGCACCTACCTGTTTCCCCTGCCGGAGGACGCCGCCGTCGACGCGATGCGGCTCGTGGTCGGAGACCGGGTGATCGTCGCCGACATCCGCGAGCGGCAGGCGGCGCGGCGCGCCTATGAGGCCGCGCGGGACGAGGGCAAGGCGGCGGCCCTGACCGAGCAGCAGCGGCCGAACCTGTTCACCAACGCGGTCGCCAATATCGGCCCCGGCGAGACCGTGCTGGTGCAGATCCAGTACCAGCAGGGCGTGCGGCGCTCCGGCGACACCTACTCCTTGCGCCTGCCGACCGTCGCCGCCCCGCGCTACAATCCGGCCCCGCCGGTGCTGCTGCCTGCCGCGGACCGCCCCGATCGTCCCGAGGGCGAGCCCGACCCCGTGCCCGACCGGAACGCCATCGCAGGCCCGGTGCTCGATCCGGCGCGCCACGCGCCGGTCAACCCGCTGACGCTCTCGATCGACCTCAAGGCCGGCTTTCCCCTCGGCACGGTGGCAAGTGCCACCCATGCGATCACCGTCGAGGCGCCCTCGGCGAGCGAGCGCCGTATCGCCTTGCGCGACGGGGCCGCCGCGGCCGACCGGGATTTCGAGCTGACCTGGACGCCTGCCCCCGGGGCCGCACCGACGGCCGGCCTGTTCCGCGAGCGCAAGGCCGGCACGGACTTCATGCTCGCCGTCGTGACCCCGCCCACGGCGGCGCTCCCCGCCGCCCCGATGCCACGGGACGTGATCTTCGTCATCGACAATTCGGGCTCGATGGGCGGCACCTCGATCCGCCAGGCCAAGGCCAGCCTGCTGGTCGGCCTCGACCGGCTGCGTCCGGGTGATCGCTTCAACGTGGTCCGCTTCGACGACACGATGGAGACGGTGTTTTCCGACCTCGTGGCCGCCGACGAGGACCATCTCGACCGGGCCAAACGCTTCGTCGCCGGGCTCGAGGCGCGCGGCGGCACCGAGATGCTGGCCCCGCTCCGGGCGGCGCTCGAGGACGCGCATCCGGAGGAGACCGGGCGGGTGCGCCAGGTGGTGTTCCTCACCGACGGGGCGATCGGCGACGAGGCGCGGATCTTCAAGGCCATCGCCGAGGAACGCGGGCGCACCCGGCTGTTCATGGTCGGGATCGGCTCGGCCCCGAACGGTCACCTGATGCGCCACGCCGCCGAGCTCGGCCGGGGCACCTTCACGCAAATCTCTTCGGTGGGCGAGGTCGCCGACCGGATGCGCGACCTGCTGGTCAAGCTCGAGAGCCCGGTCGTCACCGATCTTTCCGCGACCTTCTCGGAGGCGGCCGAGGTGACGCCCGCGCAGCTGCCGGACCTCTATCGCGGCGAGCCGGTGACGATCGCGGCGCGGATGGGGCAGGCGAAAGGCACGCTCACCCTCACCGGCCGGACCGGCGACACGCCCTGGCGCACGGTGCTCGACCTCGACCGGGCGGGGGAGGGGGCCGGCATCGGCAAGGTCTGGGCCCGGGCCCGGATCGGCGAGGCGGAGACCGCGCGGATCACCGGCCGGATGACGCCGGAGGCCGCCGATGCGGCGATCCTTCAGCTCGCCCTCGACCACGGCCTGACGACCCGCCTGACCTCGCTCGTCGCCGTCGACGCCACCCCGCGCCGGCCGGGCGCCGCCCGCCTCGCGCGCACCGACCTGCCGCTCAACCTGCCGGCCGGCTGGGATTTCGAAACCCTGTTCGGGCAGGACGTCCCGCGCGGCATCGCGCCTTCGCCCCAGCGCAGAGCCGAAGGCGATCCGGCCGCGTTGATCCCGGCCGCCGCCCGCGGCATCGCCCTGCCGCAGACCGCGACGGACTACGAGGTCCGGCTGATCCTCGGTGCCGTCCTCCTCGGCCTCGCCCTGCTCCTGCGACTCCGCGGCCGGAGGGTGATGCGGTGA
- a CDS encoding class GN sortase has translation MRALAALLAAAGLVLTAEGAWIPAKAALAQALLARAFARSLAEGGPVRPWPWADTAPVARIGFPSLGESYLVLAGASGQALAFGPGHVEGTKEAGEPGLAVYAAHRDTQFRSLGRLAPGDPVEVQRWDGRIVAFRVTGARVVRFDRSGLDPDAPGRRLALATCWPLDALVPGPERLVVEAVAEATGRTEP, from the coding sequence GTGAGGGCACTTGCCGCTCTCCTCGCCGCCGCCGGCCTCGTCCTCACGGCCGAGGGTGCCTGGATCCCCGCCAAGGCCGCCCTGGCCCAAGCCCTGCTCGCCCGCGCCTTCGCCCGCAGCCTCGCGGAGGGCGGACCGGTTCGGCCCTGGCCCTGGGCCGACACCGCCCCGGTCGCCCGCATCGGTTTCCCGAGCCTCGGCGAATCCTACCTCGTGCTCGCCGGGGCGAGCGGGCAGGCCCTGGCCTTCGGGCCGGGCCATGTCGAGGGCACGAAGGAGGCGGGCGAGCCGGGCCTGGCGGTCTACGCCGCCCACCGCGATACCCAGTTCCGCAGCCTCGGCCGCCTCGCCCCCGGCGATCCGGTCGAGGTGCAACGGTGGGACGGGCGGATCGTCGCCTTCCGCGTCACCGGTGCGCGGGTCGTGCGCTTCGACCGGTCCGGCCTCGATCCGGACGCGCCGGGGCGGCGCCTCGCGCTGGCGACCTGCTGGCCGCTCGACGCGCTCGTCCCGGGCCCCGAGCGCCTGGTGGTCGAGGCGGTCGCCGAGGCGACGGGGAGGACCGAACCTTGA
- a CDS encoding helix-turn-helix domain-containing protein, with protein sequence MPPLDAAPETDEAALPEGQSRAVADAVREALARRRLSRQALADAARISLSTLEKALSGRRPFTLATTIRLEEALATPLRQAPPRREAAPRPAPEAFGSYTRAAVAFLEGRYLTLRPSFGQAGAIFAYRTEIAWDPDRDRLVFREAERLDAPFAQTGTVSVPNQSGHVYLVTEFQGQYRLAMLGRPTIQGEMFGILTTLVSGRGAQLTPAATPLALVPERTTPEGAQYGRIAAGMPCEPDYRRILDRVRDDGFAAFPGCVPPGLPAGN encoded by the coding sequence ATGCCGCCCCTCGACGCCGCCCCCGAGACCGACGAGGCCGCCCTGCCTGAGGGGCAGAGCCGGGCGGTGGCGGATGCGGTGCGGGAGGCCCTGGCCCGGCGCCGCCTGTCGCGCCAGGCCCTGGCGGATGCGGCGCGGATCAGCCTCTCGACCCTGGAGAAGGCCCTGTCCGGCCGCCGGCCGTTCACGCTCGCCACGACGATCCGCCTGGAGGAGGCGCTGGCGACGCCCCTGCGGCAGGCGCCGCCGCGCCGGGAGGCCGCGCCGCGCCCGGCGCCGGAGGCTTTCGGCTCCTATACCCGGGCGGCGGTGGCCTTCCTCGAAGGACGCTACCTCACGCTTCGGCCGTCCTTCGGGCAGGCCGGCGCGATCTTCGCCTACCGGACCGAGATCGCCTGGGACCCGGACCGCGACCGGCTGGTCTTTCGCGAAGCCGAGCGGCTGGACGCGCCCTTCGCCCAGACCGGCACCGTCTCGGTGCCCAACCAGTCGGGCCACGTCTACCTCGTCACCGAGTTCCAGGGTCAGTACCGGCTGGCGATGCTCGGCCGGCCGACCATCCAGGGCGAGATGTTCGGCATCCTGACGACCCTCGTCTCAGGGAGAGGCGCGCAGCTCACGCCCGCCGCGACGCCGCTCGCCCTGGTGCCGGAACGGACGACGCCTGAGGGCGCGCAATACGGCCGGATCGCCGCCGGCATGCCGTGCGAGCCGGACTATCGCCGAATCCTCGACCGGGTGCGGGACGACGGCTTCGCGGCGTTCCCCGGCTGCGTCCCGCCGGGTCTTCCCGCAGGAAACTGA
- a CDS encoding quaternary amine ABC transporter ATP-binding protein, giving the protein MSHIVLEGVSKIFGHKQAEAVGLIAQGKRKAEIAAACGAVVGLCDISFDIVEGEILTLMGLSGSGKSTLLRCMNRLVEPSCGSIRVGDVDVTKLGRKDLLAFRQKTFGMVFQHFALLPNRTILANVAFGLELKNVPVARRTEAAMQAIELVGLKGWHAKYPHELSGGMQQRAGLARALAADADILLMDEAFSALDPLIRRDMQSELRELQRKLRKTIVFVSHDLDEAVALGGRIVLMKDGEVVQIGQPEDIVARPATEYVARFVEHIDLVAVMRAGHVADRAAPVLAPTLTVAEARERVAGEGGDAWLVADDERRFVGRLRAGALAGARPAETVAGLLDRGAEPVGAELRLDGLLARVAAEGCVAVVDPDGRLIGGITSRDVVRALAARPDLHPTETPTIPKPAGAERWTGASQNSPSTRSATKASTGSPTMALG; this is encoded by the coding sequence ATGAGCCACATCGTTTTGGAGGGAGTCAGCAAGATTTTCGGCCATAAGCAGGCCGAGGCGGTCGGTCTCATCGCGCAGGGCAAGCGCAAGGCCGAGATCGCGGCGGCCTGCGGCGCGGTGGTCGGCCTGTGCGACATCTCCTTCGATATCGTCGAGGGCGAGATCCTGACCCTGATGGGCCTGTCGGGCTCGGGCAAGTCGACGCTCCTGCGCTGCATGAACCGGCTGGTGGAGCCGAGCTGCGGCAGCATCCGCGTCGGCGACGTGGACGTGACGAAGCTCGGCCGCAAGGACCTGCTGGCGTTCCGCCAGAAGACCTTCGGCATGGTGTTCCAGCACTTTGCGCTGCTGCCGAACCGGACGATCCTGGCGAACGTGGCGTTCGGCCTGGAACTCAAGAACGTGCCGGTTGCGCGCCGGACCGAGGCGGCCATGCAGGCGATCGAGCTCGTCGGCCTGAAGGGCTGGCACGCCAAGTATCCGCATGAATTGTCGGGCGGCATGCAGCAGCGGGCCGGCCTGGCGCGCGCGCTCGCGGCCGATGCCGACATCCTCCTGATGGACGAGGCGTTCAGCGCCCTCGACCCGCTGATCCGCCGCGACATGCAGTCCGAGCTGCGCGAATTGCAGCGGAAGCTCAGGAAGACCATCGTCTTCGTCTCCCACGATCTCGACGAGGCGGTGGCCCTGGGCGGCCGCATCGTCTTGATGAAGGACGGGGAGGTCGTGCAGATCGGCCAGCCCGAGGACATCGTGGCCCGTCCGGCGACCGAGTACGTCGCGCGCTTCGTCGAGCATATCGACCTCGTGGCGGTGATGCGGGCGGGGCACGTCGCGGATCGCGCCGCGCCGGTCCTGGCGCCCACCCTCACCGTCGCCGAGGCGCGGGAGCGGGTGGCGGGCGAGGGCGGCGACGCCTGGCTGGTCGCCGACGACGAGCGGCGCTTCGTCGGCCGCCTGCGCGCCGGCGCGCTCGCGGGTGCCCGGCCGGCGGAGACCGTCGCCGGCCTGCTCGACCGGGGTGCCGAGCCCGTCGGGGCGGAGCTGCGCCTCGACGGGCTGCTCGCTCGGGTCGCGGCCGAGGGCTGCGTCGCCGTGGTCGACCCGGACGGGCGCCTGATCGGCGGCATCACCAGCCGGGACGTGGTGCGGGCGCTCGCCGCCCGCCCCGACCTGCACCCCACCGAAACCCCGACAATCCCCAAGCCGGCAGGAGCGGAGCGATGGACTGGAGCGTCCCAAAATTCCCCCTCGACACGCTCAGCGACCAAGGCCTCGACTGGCTCACCGACCATGGCGCTTGGCTGA